The Streptomyces sp. NBC_01255 genome window below encodes:
- the cbiE gene encoding precorrin-6y C5,15-methyltransferase (decarboxylating) subunit CbiE, with the protein MADRVTVIGWDGSPLTSAATSALSAATLVAGAAHHLALPEVPPAAERVRLGSVDLAARRIAGHRGTAVVLADGDPGFFGVVRTLRAPEHGLEVEVVPAVSSVAAAFARAGMPWEDARIVVAHQRTLRRAVNVCRAHPKVAVLTSPGAGPAELALLLDGVHRTFVVCEELGTDRERVSVLTSDSAADHAWRDPNVVLVIGGVGGAGSHTPAVPWLMGQDPAVRSVRGWGLPAEEYAPGGYDPRGYGPGTTGATPPARPGAGEDPALRAAQLARLGPRVGDLVWDIGCAGGAFAVEAARFGAAVIAVDTDPAACARTEAAARRHGVPLQTVPGRAPHVLEDLPEPDVVRIAAGGVPVVTACTDRRPERIVAHASTRDEAEAIGTALADGGYTVESLLLQTVGLDPDDWSERERSVVFLLAGRRSDSAP; encoded by the coding sequence ATGGCGGACCGCGTCACGGTGATCGGCTGGGACGGCTCGCCCCTCACCTCGGCGGCCACGTCCGCGCTCTCCGCCGCCACCCTCGTGGCCGGCGCGGCCCACCACCTGGCGCTGCCCGAGGTACCCCCCGCGGCCGAACGCGTCCGCCTCGGCAGCGTCGACCTCGCCGCCCGCCGCATCGCGGGCCACCGCGGCACCGCCGTCGTCCTCGCCGACGGCGACCCCGGCTTCTTCGGCGTCGTCCGCACCCTGCGCGCCCCCGAGCACGGCCTGGAGGTCGAGGTCGTCCCTGCGGTCTCCTCCGTCGCCGCCGCCTTCGCCCGCGCCGGGATGCCCTGGGAGGACGCCCGGATCGTCGTCGCCCACCAGCGCACCCTGCGGCGCGCCGTGAACGTCTGCCGCGCCCACCCCAAGGTCGCCGTCCTCACCTCGCCGGGCGCGGGACCGGCCGAACTGGCCCTCCTCCTCGACGGGGTCCACCGCACCTTCGTCGTCTGCGAGGAACTCGGCACCGACCGTGAACGGGTCTCCGTCCTCACCTCCGACAGCGCCGCCGACCACGCCTGGCGCGACCCCAACGTCGTCCTCGTCATCGGGGGAGTGGGCGGCGCGGGCAGCCACACCCCGGCCGTCCCCTGGCTGATGGGCCAGGACCCGGCCGTGCGGTCCGTACGGGGCTGGGGCCTGCCCGCCGAGGAGTACGCCCCCGGGGGGTACGACCCGCGGGGGTACGGCCCCGGCACCACCGGCGCCACCCCGCCGGCCCGGCCCGGAGCCGGCGAGGACCCGGCCCTGCGCGCCGCCCAGCTCGCCCGGCTCGGCCCCCGCGTCGGCGACCTCGTCTGGGACATCGGCTGCGCGGGCGGCGCCTTCGCCGTCGAGGCCGCCCGCTTCGGCGCCGCCGTCATCGCCGTGGACACCGACCCGGCCGCCTGCGCCCGCACCGAAGCGGCCGCCCGCCGCCACGGCGTACCACTCCAGACCGTCCCCGGCCGCGCCCCGCACGTCCTGGAAGACCTGCCCGAACCCGATGTCGTACGCATCGCGGCCGGCGGTGTCCCCGTCGTCACCGCCTGCACCGACCGGCGCCCCGAGCGCATCGTCGCCCACGCCTCCACCCGCGACGAGGCGGAGGCCATCGGCACCGCCCTCGCCGACGGCGGCTACACCGTCGAGAGCCTCCTCCTCCAGACCGTCGGGCTCGACCCGGACGACTGGTCGGAGCGCGAGCGTTCGGTCGTCTTCCTGCTGGCCGGACGCAGGAGCGACAGCGCCCCGTGA
- the cobT gene encoding nicotinate-nucleotide--dimethylbenzimidazole phosphoribosyltransferase, producing the protein MTDTGQVSGEGLPENAGMVEQPGIPAPGAYTFLDPSEHAAEDDDILLMPGAQGAWSEHPPGVAPAPPVAVPAPQVPPVVPHQGGLPVTAAASAAPETAAPMGDPLTDPLTGPLPDSFVLADVLTAPQAQTQAQAIGTPAHGTPMHGTPAHGTPAQATPAHGVPVAAQEPVLADHGYEPGILDTGAHEAAGRDTGSVDLGGVRVPPPAGAPTPPPARRPLHMGPPVPEVTGGVVLSLADRGPAAAPAQVPQPAPVAATAPAQMPVRNPGPPTTGPEYFDIPQDRQLAPQGAEPWAAQPQEAVAPQPVAPAETVVPTTGQFVQVEGSVPTAPHLAPIPAAEAEEPAEAPVAVAPEAPAEEPAEAVVAVAPEPVEPQATVPAPREAEPAAEAPAPAPEAEQAPEPEPAEEPVQAAEPVVQIPAEPIAEPVVVPEAPVEQAPVETLVVAEATPEPLPEQAPEAQAEIQAEAAPQEQPEHPEQPTPAEPTDTAAAQPEAVAAEAAALAPEPEATPEVEADTDLEGFVDAADLVEADELPAAEQLTATDEPTVTEQLTAAEELTVTDELPVTEELTATAEAAATAEAAATADVIAVDDDIATGEEQAVAPGAPAPGYDDAEREAVLRVMRERRDIRNGFRSDPIPHEVLLRVLEAAHTAPSVGHSQPWDFVVIRSAETRQTMHELAQRQRDAYAKSLPKARAKQFKELKIEAILDTPVNIVVTADPTRGGRHTLGRYTQPQMAPYSSALAVENLWLAARAEGLGVGWVSFFDEREMVRTLGLPEHLEVVAYLCVGYVDEFPEEPELMQAGWSKRRPLAWVVHEETYGRRALPGEEPHDLLQETVANIRPLDAKALGEAWERQKRMTKPAGALGMLEIISAQLAGLSRICPPPIPEPAAVAIFAGDHGVHAQGVTPWPQEVTGQMVANFLGGGAVCNAFANQVGAEVCVIDVGVASELPATPGLLPRKVRAGTGDFTTGLAMTHEEVLAAIEVGIETARDLVAAGNKAILTGEMGIANTTASAALISVYTGVDAAEVTGRGTGINDETHARKVDVVRRALDLHKPDPADPIGVLSAIGGLEHAALVGLILGAASLRTPVILDGVSTGAAALVARAIAPESLAACIAGHRSAEPGHVAALNKLGLRPLVDLDLRLGEGTGALLALPLVQSAARAMHEVATFDSAGVTEK; encoded by the coding sequence ATGACGGACACCGGCCAGGTCTCGGGCGAGGGACTGCCGGAGAACGCAGGCATGGTCGAGCAGCCGGGCATCCCCGCACCGGGCGCGTACACCTTCCTGGACCCCTCCGAGCACGCAGCCGAAGACGACGACATCCTTCTCATGCCGGGCGCCCAGGGCGCCTGGAGCGAGCACCCGCCGGGCGTCGCGCCCGCGCCGCCGGTCGCCGTACCGGCCCCCCAGGTGCCCCCCGTGGTCCCGCACCAGGGCGGGCTGCCCGTGACCGCCGCCGCGTCGGCGGCCCCGGAGACGGCCGCCCCGATGGGCGACCCGCTCACCGACCCCCTCACGGGCCCGCTCCCGGACTCCTTCGTCCTCGCCGACGTACTGACCGCTCCTCAGGCCCAGACGCAGGCGCAGGCAATCGGCACGCCGGCACACGGCACCCCGATGCACGGCACTCCGGCGCACGGCACGCCCGCCCAGGCCACCCCGGCGCACGGCGTCCCCGTCGCCGCGCAGGAGCCCGTCCTCGCCGACCACGGCTACGAGCCCGGCATTCTCGACACCGGCGCGCACGAGGCCGCGGGCCGCGACACCGGGTCGGTCGACCTCGGCGGCGTCCGCGTGCCGCCGCCCGCCGGCGCACCGACCCCGCCGCCCGCCCGGCGCCCCCTGCACATGGGTCCGCCCGTGCCCGAGGTCACCGGTGGCGTCGTGCTCTCGCTCGCCGACCGAGGCCCGGCCGCCGCGCCCGCCCAGGTCCCGCAGCCCGCGCCGGTCGCGGCCACCGCGCCCGCGCAGATGCCCGTACGGAACCCGGGACCGCCGACGACGGGCCCCGAGTACTTCGACATCCCGCAGGACCGGCAGCTCGCGCCGCAGGGCGCCGAGCCGTGGGCCGCGCAGCCGCAGGAGGCCGTGGCCCCCCAGCCGGTCGCCCCCGCAGAAACGGTCGTCCCGACGACCGGCCAGTTCGTCCAGGTGGAGGGCTCCGTCCCGACGGCCCCGCACCTGGCCCCCATCCCGGCCGCCGAGGCCGAGGAGCCGGCCGAGGCTCCCGTGGCCGTCGCACCCGAGGCGCCGGCGGAGGAGCCCGCCGAGGCCGTCGTGGCTGTCGCCCCGGAGCCCGTCGAGCCCCAGGCCACCGTGCCGGCCCCGCGCGAGGCCGAGCCCGCCGCGGAGGCACCCGCGCCCGCCCCCGAGGCGGAACAGGCGCCGGAGCCGGAGCCCGCCGAGGAGCCGGTGCAGGCGGCCGAGCCCGTCGTGCAGATCCCGGCAGAGCCGATCGCCGAGCCCGTCGTCGTGCCCGAGGCTCCCGTGGAGCAGGCACCGGTGGAGACGCTCGTCGTCGCGGAGGCCACCCCCGAGCCCCTGCCCGAGCAGGCACCGGAGGCGCAGGCAGAGATCCAGGCCGAGGCCGCGCCGCAAGAACAGCCGGAGCATCCGGAGCAGCCCACCCCTGCCGAGCCCACGGACACGGCGGCGGCGCAGCCCGAGGCCGTCGCGGCCGAGGCCGCGGCCCTGGCCCCGGAGCCGGAGGCGACCCCCGAGGTAGAGGCGGACACCGACCTCGAAGGCTTCGTGGACGCCGCGGACCTGGTGGAAGCGGACGAACTCCCCGCGGCCGAACAGCTCACCGCCACGGACGAGCCGACCGTCACCGAGCAGCTCACGGCCGCCGAAGAGCTCACCGTCACCGACGAACTTCCCGTCACCGAAGAGCTGACCGCCACGGCCGAAGCCGCCGCCACGGCCGAAGCCGCCGCCACGGCCGACGTCATCGCCGTGGACGACGACATCGCCACCGGCGAGGAGCAGGCCGTGGCCCCCGGCGCCCCGGCGCCCGGCTACGACGACGCCGAGCGCGAGGCGGTCCTGCGCGTGATGCGCGAGCGTCGCGACATCCGCAACGGCTTCCGCTCCGACCCGATCCCGCACGAGGTGCTGCTCCGCGTCCTGGAGGCCGCCCACACGGCCCCCAGCGTCGGCCACTCGCAGCCCTGGGACTTCGTCGTCATCCGCTCCGCCGAGACCCGGCAGACGATGCACGAGCTGGCCCAGCGGCAGCGCGACGCGTACGCCAAGTCGCTGCCGAAGGCCCGGGCCAAGCAGTTCAAGGAACTGAAGATCGAGGCCATCCTCGACACCCCGGTCAACATCGTCGTGACCGCCGACCCCACCCGGGGCGGCCGCCACACCCTGGGCCGCTACACGCAGCCGCAGATGGCCCCGTACTCCTCGGCGCTCGCCGTCGAGAACCTCTGGCTCGCCGCCCGCGCCGAGGGCCTCGGCGTCGGCTGGGTCAGCTTCTTCGACGAGCGCGAGATGGTCCGTACGCTCGGCCTGCCCGAGCACCTCGAAGTCGTCGCGTACCTCTGCGTGGGATACGTCGACGAGTTCCCCGAGGAGCCCGAGCTGATGCAGGCGGGCTGGTCCAAGCGCCGTCCGCTGGCCTGGGTCGTCCACGAGGAGACGTACGGCCGCCGCGCCCTGCCCGGCGAGGAGCCGCACGACCTGCTCCAGGAGACCGTCGCCAACATCCGCCCGCTGGACGCCAAGGCGCTCGGCGAGGCCTGGGAGCGCCAGAAGCGCATGACCAAGCCCGCGGGGGCCCTGGGCATGCTGGAGATCATCTCGGCGCAGCTCGCCGGCCTCTCCCGCATCTGCCCTCCCCCGATCCCGGAGCCGGCGGCCGTCGCGATCTTCGCCGGCGACCACGGGGTCCACGCCCAGGGCGTCACGCCCTGGCCGCAGGAGGTCACCGGCCAGATGGTGGCCAACTTCCTCGGCGGGGGAGCGGTCTGCAACGCCTTCGCCAACCAGGTGGGTGCCGAGGTCTGCGTCATCGACGTGGGCGTGGCATCCGAACTCCCGGCGACCCCCGGTCTCCTTCCCCGCAAGGTCCGCGCGGGCACCGGCGACTTCACGACGGGTCTCGCGATGACCCACGAGGAAGTACTCGCCGCGATCGAGGTGGGCATCGAAACGGCCCGCGACCTCGTGGCCGCGGGCAACAAGGCGATCCTCACCGGCGAGATGGGCATCGCGAACACGACCGCGTCCGCCGCACTGATCTCGGTCTACACCGGGGTCGACGCCGCCGAGGTCACGGGCCGCGGCACCGGCATCAACGACGAGACGCACGCCCGCAAGGTGGACGTGGTCCGCCGCGCCCTCGACCTGCACAAGCCGGACCCGGCGGACCCGATCGGCGTCCTCTCGGCGATCGGCGGCCTGGAGCACGCGGCCCTCGTCGGCCTGATCCTGGGCGCGGCCTCGCTCCGTACCCCGGTGATCCTCGACGGCGTCTCGACCGGCGCGGCGGCCCTCGTGGCCCGCGCGATCGCCCCGGAGTCGCTCGCGGCCTGCATCGCAGGACACCGCAGCGCGGAGCCGGGCCACGTGGCGGCCCTGAACAAGCTGGGCCTGCGCCCGCTGGTCGACCTGGACCTCCGCCTGGGCGAAGGCACGGGAGCCCTCCTGGCGCTCCCCCTGGTCCAGAGCGCGGCCCGAGCGATGCACGAGGTGGCCACGTTCGACTCGGCGGGAGTCACCGAGAAGTAG
- the cobA gene encoding uroporphyrinogen-III C-methyltransferase: MAEHTENATHPAYPVGLRLAGRRVVVLGGGQVAQRRLPALIAAGADITLISPSATPSVEAMAEAGEIAWVKRRYEDGDLADTWYALVATTDATANATASAEAERTRTWCVRSDDAESATAWTPATGRDAGITVAVLTGHDPRRSAAVRDAIVEGLRDGSLAAPAHRTRTPFVALVGGGPGDPDLITVRGRRLLAEADVVIADRLGPRDLLDELPPHVEVIDAAKIPYGRFMAQEAINNALIEHAKAGKSVVRLKGGDPFVFGRGMEEAQALAVEGIACTVVPGISSSISVPGAAGIPVTHRGVAHEFTVVSGHVAPDDPRSLVDWASLAKLTGTLVILMGVDKIGKIAEALIAHGKSPETPLALVQEGTTATQRRVDATLATVAETVKAEEVRPPAVIVIGDVVTEGPGKLVK; encoded by the coding sequence ATGGCCGAGCACACCGAGAACGCGACGCACCCCGCCTACCCCGTCGGACTGCGCCTCGCCGGCCGCCGCGTCGTCGTTCTCGGCGGCGGCCAGGTGGCCCAGCGCCGCCTGCCCGCGCTGATCGCCGCGGGCGCCGACATCACGCTGATCTCCCCGTCCGCAACCCCCTCCGTAGAGGCGATGGCCGAGGCGGGCGAGATCGCGTGGGTGAAGCGGCGGTACGAGGACGGTGACCTCGCCGACACCTGGTACGCGCTGGTGGCCACCACCGACGCGACCGCCAACGCCACGGCCTCCGCCGAGGCCGAGCGGACCCGTACCTGGTGCGTGCGCTCCGACGACGCCGAGTCGGCCACCGCCTGGACCCCGGCCACCGGCCGCGACGCGGGCATCACCGTCGCGGTGCTCACCGGCCACGACCCCCGCCGCTCCGCCGCCGTGCGCGACGCGATCGTCGAGGGCCTCCGTGACGGTTCCCTCGCCGCCCCCGCACACCGCACCCGTACGCCCTTCGTCGCCCTGGTCGGCGGCGGCCCGGGCGACCCGGACCTGATCACCGTCCGCGGACGCCGGCTGCTCGCCGAAGCCGACGTGGTGATCGCCGACCGGCTCGGCCCCCGTGACCTCCTCGACGAACTGCCCCCGCACGTCGAGGTGATCGACGCGGCGAAGATCCCGTACGGGCGCTTCATGGCCCAGGAGGCCATCAACAACGCGCTGATCGAGCACGCGAAGGCCGGAAAGTCGGTCGTCCGCCTCAAGGGCGGCGACCCCTTCGTCTTCGGCCGTGGCATGGAAGAGGCCCAGGCGCTCGCCGTCGAAGGCATCGCCTGCACGGTGGTCCCCGGCATCTCCAGCTCGATCTCGGTCCCGGGCGCGGCCGGCATCCCGGTCACGCACCGCGGGGTGGCCCACGAGTTCACGGTGGTGAGCGGGCACGTCGCTCCCGACGACCCGCGCTCGCTCGTCGACTGGGCGTCCCTCGCGAAGCTCACCGGCACCCTCGTCATCCTCATGGGCGTCGACAAGATCGGAAAGATCGCCGAGGCGCTCATCGCCCACGGCAAGAGCCCGGAGACCCCGCTGGCGCTCGTCCAGGAGGGCACCACGGCGACCCAGCGCCGGGTGGACGCCACGCTCGCGACGGTCGCCGAGACCGTCAAGGCCGAGGAGGTCCGTCCGCCGGCGGTCATCGTCATCGGTGACGTCGTCACCGAGGGTCCCGGCAAGCTGGTGAAGTGA
- a CDS encoding TrmH family RNA methyltransferase, translating into MAELITIDDPDDPRLRDYTGLTDVELRRRREPAEGLFIAEGEKVIRRARQAGYEMRSMLLSAKWVDVMRDVIDEVPAPVYAVQPDLAERVTGYHVHRGALASMQRKPLPDATELLAGARRVVIMESVNDHTNIGAIFRSAAALGMDAVLLSPDCADPLYRRSVKVSMGAVFSVPYARLDTWPRGLEAVREAGFKLLALTPAEKATSIDEAAPHRLERVALMLGAEGDGLSTQALRAADEWVRIPMAHGVDSLNVGAAAAVAFYAVATGRPES; encoded by the coding sequence GTGGCCGAACTCATCACGATCGACGACCCCGACGACCCGCGCCTGCGCGACTACACCGGCCTGACCGACGTCGAGCTCCGACGCAGACGCGAGCCCGCCGAGGGCCTGTTCATCGCGGAGGGCGAGAAGGTCATCCGCCGCGCCAGGCAGGCGGGGTACGAGATGCGGTCGATGCTGCTCTCCGCCAAGTGGGTCGACGTCATGCGCGACGTCATCGACGAGGTCCCGGCGCCGGTGTACGCGGTCCAGCCGGACCTCGCCGAACGCGTCACCGGGTACCACGTGCACCGCGGCGCGCTCGCCTCGATGCAGCGCAAGCCGCTCCCGGACGCGACGGAGCTGCTCGCCGGCGCGCGCCGGGTGGTGATCATGGAGTCGGTCAACGACCACACCAACATCGGCGCGATCTTCCGCAGCGCGGCCGCCCTGGGCATGGACGCCGTCCTGCTCTCCCCGGACTGCGCGGACCCGCTCTACCGACGCTCCGTCAAGGTCTCGATGGGCGCGGTCTTCTCCGTCCCGTACGCCCGCCTGGACACCTGGCCCCGCGGCCTGGAGGCGGTACGGGAAGCGGGGTTCAAGCTGCTCGCGCTGACCCCGGCGGAGAAGGCGACGTCGATCGACGAAGCGGCCCCGCACCGGCTGGAGCGGGTGGCGCTGATGCTCGGAGCGGAGGGCGACGGCCTCTCCACGCAGGCGCTGCGCGCGGCAGACGAATGGGTCCGGATCCCGATGGCCCACGGAGTCGACTCGCTGAACGTGGGCGCGGCGGCGGCGGTCGCGTTCTACGCGGTGGCGACGGGCCGCCCGGAGTCCTGA